The following proteins are co-located in the Spirochaetales bacterium genome:
- a CDS encoding N-6 DNA methylase — MQDITKLEKRLWEAADQLRANSKLTQTEYSMPVLGLIFLRYAYNRFLTAQEEIKKNLPSRGGKTRAITKEDYKGKAALYLPEKSRYDYLLNLPQGDDPSAAVNEAMEAIEAVDEQLMGILPKDYQIFDNDLLNRLLKIFNDEALRKASGDVFGRIYEYFLMNFAMAGAGEKGEFFTPVSLVQTIVNVIEPNHGIVFDPACGSGGMFVQTGHFMHVRGKNPQRVLTFYGQEKTATTIRLARMNLAVHGLEGKIAEANTFYQDEHNLLKKADFVMANPPFNVDGVDAEKVKADPRLPFGLPGVNKKKQVSNGNYLWISYFYSYMNETGRAGFVMSSQASSAGGGEREVRRKLIETGAVDAMIAIRSNFFYTLSVPCELWFLNNDKPEARRDSVLMIDARNTYRMVSRRVYDFSPEQLNNITSIVWLYRGDTKKYLSLIEAYFNSMTSHAQETETAIKQYHDIIREKENETVQRLKKETDGCANDIRAFIKKAGKLTTHEEQKKAYTGFLPVTERLAEARKLLEVSFKAAIEGPDQTRNSKKRKAELEEAHGKALDAIKQTLYFHKQTGWHIKRFPDASLADVPGLVKLVDTKEIAENDYSLTPGRYVGVAPEEEDEDFDFHETIQEIHRELEQLNDDAVTLAEIIRSNFEELGI, encoded by the coding sequence ATGCAGGATATTACGAAACTTGAAAAACGGCTGTGGGAGGCGGCGGACCAGCTTCGCGCCAATTCCAAACTCACACAGACGGAATATTCCATGCCCGTCCTGGGGCTTATCTTCCTCCGGTACGCGTACAACCGTTTCCTGACGGCGCAGGAAGAAATAAAGAAGAACCTCCCGTCACGGGGAGGCAAGACGAGGGCTATTACAAAGGAAGATTATAAAGGAAAGGCGGCCCTCTATCTTCCCGAAAAATCACGTTACGACTACCTTCTCAATCTTCCGCAGGGTGATGATCCTTCTGCGGCCGTCAATGAGGCAATGGAAGCGATCGAAGCGGTGGACGAACAGCTCATGGGCATCCTGCCGAAAGACTACCAGATATTCGACAACGATTTATTAAACCGCCTTTTAAAGATATTCAACGATGAAGCGCTACGGAAGGCGTCCGGCGATGTGTTCGGGCGAATCTATGAATATTTTCTCATGAACTTCGCCATGGCGGGGGCAGGAGAGAAAGGCGAGTTTTTTACTCCCGTTTCACTGGTACAGACGATCGTCAATGTCATCGAACCGAACCACGGCATCGTCTTCGATCCCGCATGCGGTTCCGGGGGAATGTTCGTGCAGACCGGCCATTTTATGCACGTACGGGGAAAGAACCCGCAGCGGGTCCTCACCTTTTACGGGCAGGAAAAGACCGCGACAACGATACGCCTGGCGCGGATGAATCTCGCCGTGCACGGGCTGGAAGGGAAGATCGCCGAGGCAAATACCTTTTATCAGGACGAACACAACCTGTTAAAAAAGGCCGATTTCGTCATGGCGAACCCGCCGTTCAATGTCGACGGGGTTGACGCGGAAAAGGTGAAAGCGGACCCCAGGCTGCCGTTCGGGCTTCCGGGGGTGAACAAGAAAAAGCAGGTGTCGAACGGCAACTACCTCTGGATTTCATACTTTTACAGTTACATGAACGAAACGGGCCGCGCCGGATTCGTCATGTCGAGCCAGGCATCGAGCGCGGGCGGCGGCGAACGGGAAGTACGAAGAAAACTGATCGAGACCGGCGCGGTCGACGCGATGATCGCCATACGGTCAAATTTCTTCTATACCCTTTCCGTTCCCTGCGAACTCTGGTTTCTGAACAATGACAAGCCGGAAGCACGGAGGGACAGCGTGCTCATGATCGACGCACGAAACACATACCGGATGGTAAGCCGGAGGGTCTACGACTTTTCACCCGAACAGCTCAACAACATAACATCCATCGTATGGCTGTACAGGGGCGACACAAAAAAATACCTTTCGCTTATCGAAGCATACTTTAACAGCATGACGTCACACGCACAAGAAACAGAAACAGCTATTAAACAATATCACGATATCATCCGGGAAAAAGAAAATGAAACGGTACAGCGGCTGAAAAAAGAAACGGATGGATGCGCGAATGATATAAGGGCTTTTATTAAAAAAGCGGGGAAGCTCACAACACATGAAGAACAGAAAAAGGCTTATACCGGTTTTTTGCCGGTTACCGAAAGGCTTGCCGAAGCGAGGAAACTGCTCGAAGTATCATTCAAGGCTGCGATCGAAGGACCCGATCAAACCCGCAACAGTAAAAAGCGGAAGGCGGAACTCGAAGAAGCACACGGGAAGGCGCTCGACGCGATCAAGCAGACCCTGTATTTCCACAAGCAGACCGGCTGGCATATAAAGCGTTTTCCGGACGCATCGCTTGCCGATGTTCCGGGGCTTGTGAAGCTTGTGGATACAAAGGAAATAGCGGAAAACGATTACAGCCTGACGCCGGGGCGTTATGTGGGGGTGGCGCCCGAAGAAGAGGACGAGGACTTTGACTTCCACGAGACCATACAGGAGATTCACCGGGAACTGGAACAATTGAACGACGATGCGGTAACATTAGCGGAGATAATCCGGAGCAACTTCGAGGAGCTGGGGATTTAG
- a CDS encoding HTH domain-containing protein: MTKEELEFKWMSPEEFGKVSKSRNPIIASLLARTIYVEKMGTGIKRMRDAMKEEGLPEPVFDQSPHSFYITFKDDFFSDMSEKTSEKTSEKIIILLKETPSLTIEELSSRIGVTTRSIERNVKKLQEKGLLKRIGPDKGGYWEVL, translated from the coding sequence ATGACAAAGGAAGAACTTGAGTTTAAATGGATGTCGCCGGAAGAGTTCGGTAAAGTGAGCAAATCCAGAAATCCGATTATCGCATCGCTTTTGGCCAGAACCATTTATGTGGAGAAAATGGGAACGGGGATAAAGCGGATGAGGGACGCGATGAAAGAAGAAGGATTACCGGAACCGGTTTTTGATCAAAGCCCGCATTCATTTTATATTACGTTCAAGGATGATTTTTTTTCCGATATGTCGGAGAAAACGTCGGAGAAAACGTCGGAGAAAATAATTATTCTGTTAAAAGAGACACCATCATTAACAATAGAAGAATTATCATCGAGAATCGGCGTAACCACCCGTTCTATTGAAAGAAACGTAAAGAAATTGCAGGAAAAAGGGCTTCTTAAAAGAATCGGACCGGATAAGGGGGGGTATTGGGAAGTATTATGA
- a CDS encoding aldo/keto reductase: MKTKRLGTSDLDITVIGLGTWAIGGGAWQFGWGPQDDDESIRTIHRALDLGINWIDTAAVYGIGRSEEVVGKAIKGMSGRPLIATKCGRIEDKNGRVAGNLKKESVKKEAEDSLKRLGIETIDLYQIHWPDPEEDIEEGWEAVSALIKEGKIRCGGVSNFNVGQLERITPIRPPVSLQPPYSMIRRGIEEEIIPYCGKKNIGIVCYSPMYKGLLTGKIDREWVSNIKPDDHRRNDPHFREPELSVNMAFIDNLKAVAEKLGTTLPRLAIAWVRRRPEVTAAIVGARRVSQIEETVKAAELELTPDVIAEIDGLIGEREKRLADIA; this comes from the coding sequence ATGAAAACAAAACGACTTGGAACATCCGACCTCGACATTACCGTGATCGGGCTCGGGACCTGGGCGATCGGGGGAGGGGCATGGCAGTTCGGGTGGGGGCCCCAGGACGACGATGAATCGATACGAACGATTCACCGGGCGCTCGACCTCGGCATCAACTGGATCGACACCGCCGCGGTCTACGGGATAGGCCGCTCGGAGGAAGTGGTCGGAAAAGCGATAAAGGGCATGAGCGGGCGGCCGTTGATCGCGACAAAGTGCGGAAGGATCGAAGACAAAAACGGCAGGGTGGCCGGCAATCTGAAAAAGGAGAGCGTCAAAAAGGAAGCGGAGGACAGCCTGAAACGGCTCGGCATCGAGACGATCGACCTCTACCAGATACACTGGCCCGACCCGGAGGAAGACATCGAGGAAGGCTGGGAGGCAGTATCGGCATTGATAAAGGAAGGGAAAATACGCTGCGGGGGCGTGTCCAACTTCAATGTGGGTCAGCTCGAACGCATCACGCCGATCCGCCCCCCCGTCTCGCTCCAGCCGCCCTACAGCATGATACGGCGGGGCATCGAAGAGGAAATCATACCGTACTGCGGTAAAAAGAATATCGGGATCGTCTGCTACAGCCCGATGTACAAGGGACTGCTGACCGGAAAGATCGACCGCGAATGGGTCTCGAACATCAAGCCGGACGACCACCGGCGGAACGACCCCCATTTCCGGGAACCTGAACTGTCCGTCAACATGGCCTTTATCGACAACCTCAAGGCCGTCGCCGAAAAACTCGGGACCACCCTCCCCCGCCTCGCCATCGCGTGGGTGAGAAGGCGCCCGGAAGTGACGGCGGCGATCGTGGGAGCGCGCCGTGTCTCCCAGATCGAAGAGACGGTGAAGGCGGCTGAGCTGGAACTCACCCCCGATGTTATCGCGGAAATCGACGGGCTCATCGGGGAACGGGAGAAACGGCTTGCGGATATTGCATGA
- a CDS encoding ATP-binding protein, with amino-acid sequence MATAEQLKSLIQSHFEHDIERFNTIALQVAAHEAKVGHTNLAFEIRNLVDKSREEKARVIPFQGELNDLVIAGTTQFRIPDLIITEALKNRIKRVLTEYKKQEKLKKHGLSHRRKILLCGPPGTGKTMTAKVIAGELQLTVFIILMDKLVTKYMGETSAKLRQVFKFIENRKGVYIFDEFDAIGAERGRDNDVGEMRRVLNSFLQFIEQDNSDSIIVAATNNVTILDNALFRRFDDVLHYELPGDNEIKDLITNRLGNFILSNKKIEKAVQSARSLSHAEICGACDDAIKEAILNDKNDVSEKNLISMIEERKDAYGKRS; translated from the coding sequence ATGGCCACGGCAGAGCAATTGAAATCACTCATACAGTCTCATTTCGAACATGATATCGAGCGGTTTAACACTATTGCCCTGCAGGTCGCCGCACACGAGGCAAAGGTCGGGCACACGAATCTCGCTTTTGAAATACGCAATCTGGTCGACAAGTCACGGGAAGAAAAGGCAAGGGTTATCCCGTTCCAGGGAGAACTCAATGATCTGGTCATAGCCGGGACAACCCAGTTTCGCATACCGGATTTAATCATTACCGAAGCACTGAAAAACAGAATCAAAAGAGTGCTGACCGAATACAAAAAACAGGAAAAGCTAAAAAAACACGGCCTTTCACACAGGAGGAAAATACTTCTCTGCGGCCCGCCGGGCACGGGGAAAACCATGACCGCAAAGGTCATCGCCGGAGAACTGCAACTTACTGTTTTTATCATTCTCATGGATAAGCTTGTGACAAAATACATGGGCGAAACGAGCGCAAAATTACGGCAGGTTTTCAAATTTATCGAAAACAGAAAGGGCGTCTATATTTTCGATGAATTCGACGCGATCGGGGCTGAACGGGGAAGGGACAACGATGTCGGGGAGATGAGGCGTGTCCTCAACTCATTTCTGCAATTTATCGAACAGGACAATTCCGACAGCATCATCGTGGCCGCGACGAACAATGTCACGATTCTTGATAATGCATTGTTCAGAAGATTCGACGATGTCCTTCATTACGAATTACCGGGTGACAATGAAATAAAAGACCTTATTACGAACAGGTTGGGTAATTTTATTCTCAGCAATAAAAAAATTGAAAAAGCGGTACAGAGTGCACGTTCATTAAGCCATGCGGAAATATGCGGGGCATGTGACGATGCGATAAAAGAAGCAATTTTAAACGATAAAAATGATGTGAGTGAAAAAAACCTTATCTCTATGATTGAAGAGAGGAAAGATGCTTACGGGAAACGGAGTTAA
- a CDS encoding S8 family peptidase, which produces MAKEKYPHIFLTNKGQTIEYVSPKTVIPKLRIPVRDRIIHAQRIKEKLDKVWNYFDKKKEQRKAISMPDVKSGCYIDVLGATGADLIYKSLENIKYGIKLCNVKEENIEQNQPVRATVFIPENMRGYFLKKVKEYAEKTTNKGNPKNKNLVESIEDIKLAVIESFWQPIEDISSIPFDSKKWCEIWLSSDREEVYNQFKMFCDANDIKYQDERIVFPEKTVCIAFTDNAILNLIIESFPYLAEIRAAKETAAFWMELPNIEQAGWVENLLKRLAIAEKSKTSICILDSGINKGHKLIEPLLDENDMDSWDITWGKNDDSGHGTLLAGISIYGSLEECLQTNIPVTIHHSIESVKVLPPKGKNPKHLYGAIIIQSISKAEINNPNRNRVTCLAVTDKSNIDRGRPSSWSGAIDKLSSGADDNIKRLIILCAGNAMTEQNIDFTYKYPDSNMTDSIHDPGQSWNAITVGAHTEKVRITDPELEEYTPIAKEGELSPYSTTSAVWDKKWPVKPDIVMEGGNLAQGKDGFISSCDDLSCLSTYFKPIERQFGIMNQTSCAAAKASWFAAQIISRYPEAWPETIRALIVHSANWSDAMKKQFLSNENKTEYTRLLKTCGYGIPSFEKAIECTSNSLTMIVQNELQPFDKKNNSYKTKDMHIYELPWPKEELISLKEIEVELRMTLSYFIEPGPGEIGWKDRYRYASHGLRFRLNKSTEKLNDFIKRINKLAREEDEENKYSSSDKWLFGATNREKGSIHSDIWKGTAMDLASCNLIGIYPVIGWWRERQYLQKWNKKARYSLVVSIYSPKVDVDIYTPVKIKVETPVEIKIPR; this is translated from the coding sequence ATGGCAAAAGAAAAATACCCTCATATATTTTTAACAAATAAAGGACAAACGATTGAGTATGTCTCACCTAAAACAGTCATACCAAAATTAAGAATACCTGTTAGAGATAGAATAATACATGCACAAAGAATCAAAGAAAAGCTCGATAAAGTTTGGAATTATTTCGATAAAAAAAAGGAACAGAGAAAAGCCATATCAATGCCTGATGTAAAGAGCGGCTGTTATATCGATGTTCTCGGTGCTACTGGTGCCGATTTGATTTATAAAAGCCTTGAGAATATAAAATACGGAATAAAACTGTGTAATGTAAAAGAAGAGAATATTGAACAAAACCAACCTGTAAGAGCGACAGTATTCATACCTGAAAATATGAGAGGTTATTTTCTTAAAAAAGTAAAGGAATATGCAGAAAAAACAACTAACAAAGGGAACCCAAAAAACAAAAATCTTGTTGAAAGTATCGAGGACATCAAATTAGCCGTTATCGAATCATTCTGGCAGCCTATCGAAGATATTTCATCTATTCCTTTTGACAGTAAAAAATGGTGTGAAATATGGCTTTCGAGTGACAGGGAAGAAGTATATAATCAATTTAAAATGTTTTGTGATGCAAATGATATAAAATACCAGGATGAAAGAATTGTATTTCCTGAAAAAACAGTATGTATTGCCTTTACAGATAACGCGATACTTAACCTGATTATTGAATCATTTCCCTATCTTGCAGAAATAAGAGCGGCAAAAGAAACGGCGGCATTCTGGATGGAACTTCCAAACATAGAACAGGCTGGATGGGTGGAGAATTTATTAAAAAGGTTAGCGATAGCTGAAAAATCAAAAACATCCATATGCATTCTGGATTCAGGAATAAATAAGGGACATAAACTCATAGAGCCTTTGCTGGATGAGAATGATATGGATTCATGGGATATAACATGGGGCAAAAATGATGATTCAGGCCATGGAACTCTTTTGGCCGGAATTTCGATTTACGGCAGTCTCGAGGAATGCTTGCAAACGAATATTCCTGTTACTATACATCATTCGATTGAAAGCGTAAAAGTGCTTCCGCCAAAAGGAAAGAATCCGAAACATCTCTATGGCGCAATCATAATCCAATCGATAAGTAAAGCAGAAATCAATAATCCAAATCGAAACAGAGTAACCTGTCTTGCTGTTACCGATAAATCAAATATCGATAGAGGGCGTCCGTCCTCATGGTCAGGCGCTATAGATAAACTATCATCAGGAGCAGATGATAATATAAAAAGGCTGATTATATTATGCGCAGGCAATGCTATGACAGAACAGAATATAGACTTTACATATAAATATCCAGATTCGAATATGACAGATTCGATCCATGACCCGGGCCAGTCATGGAATGCGATTACCGTTGGAGCCCATACAGAGAAAGTAAGGATAACGGATCCGGAATTAGAAGAATATACGCCAATTGCTAAAGAGGGAGAATTATCTCCATATAGTACAACTTCAGCTGTCTGGGATAAAAAATGGCCTGTAAAGCCGGATATTGTCATGGAAGGCGGTAATCTGGCACAGGGTAAAGACGGATTTATTTCCAGTTGTGATGATTTAAGTTGTCTTTCCACTTATTTTAAACCGATAGAAAGGCAATTCGGTATTATGAACCAGACAAGCTGTGCGGCCGCAAAGGCATCATGGTTTGCGGCTCAAATAATATCGAGATATCCTGAAGCATGGCCCGAAACAATACGGGCACTCATAGTTCACTCTGCAAACTGGTCGGATGCGATGAAAAAGCAATTTCTATCAAATGAAAATAAAACGGAATATACAAGGCTATTGAAAACGTGCGGGTACGGAATACCTTCTTTTGAGAAAGCAATTGAGTGTACAAGCAATTCACTCACAATGATAGTTCAAAACGAACTACAACCATTCGATAAAAAGAATAACAGCTACAAAACAAAAGATATGCATATCTATGAACTTCCATGGCCCAAAGAAGAATTAATAAGCCTGAAAGAAATCGAAGTGGAATTACGGATGACGTTATCCTATTTTATTGAACCGGGACCGGGTGAAATCGGATGGAAAGACAGGTACAGGTATGCTTCTCACGGACTACGATTCCGCTTGAATAAATCAACAGAAAAATTGAATGATTTTATTAAAAGGATTAATAAGCTTGCCAGAGAAGAAGATGAAGAAAATAAATATTCATCCTCCGATAAATGGTTATTTGGTGCAACAAACAGGGAAAAAGGTTCTATTCATTCGGATATATGGAAGGGAACTGCAATGGATTTGGCATCGTGTAATCTTATAGGGATTTATCCGGTTATCGGATGGTGGCGTGAAAGACAGTATTTACAAAAATGGAACAAAAAGGCGAGATATTCACTTGTCGTATCAATATATTCTCCGAAAGTGGACGTCGATATTTATACACCGGTTAAAATAAAGGTTGAGACACCAGTGGAAATAAAAATACCGAGGTAA
- a CDS encoding anaerobic ribonucleoside-triphosphate reductase activating protein, with amino-acid sequence MMRFGIQKTTLIDFPGEIAATIFMPGCNLRCPYCHNPGLVAGYRPAGISGMVGWEDIASFLDKRCRVLGGVCLSGGEPLLSPHLEKLIDCIHSLGLKVKIDTNGTLPERLESIRFDYVAMDIKTSPGRYRLLSAVEQTDYGERVKESIGIILNSGVPHEFRTTVAPGIVMEDDIAEICGLIRGTDRYVLAQFRPGHTLDPSFAEKPPTPPPLMQAMRDIAAREGIPCTLRYSIKENEGVKAPAELT; translated from the coding sequence ATGATGAGATTCGGTATTCAGAAAACGACACTCATCGATTTCCCGGGAGAAATCGCGGCCACTATTTTCATGCCCGGATGCAACCTCAGATGCCCTTACTGCCACAATCCCGGGCTTGTCGCGGGGTATCGTCCCGCCGGAATATCCGGTATGGTCGGGTGGGAAGATATCGCCTCCTTTCTTGATAAGAGGTGCAGGGTGTTGGGGGGGGTCTGTTTAAGCGGTGGTGAACCCCTCCTTTCCCCTCACCTGGAAAAGCTTATAGACTGTATTCATTCACTCGGCCTCAAAGTCAAGATCGATACCAACGGGACGCTTCCCGAACGGCTCGAATCCATACGGTTCGATTATGTCGCCATGGATATAAAGACCTCGCCCGGCCGGTACCGCCTCCTTTCAGCCGTTGAACAGACCGATTACGGAGAAAGGGTGAAGGAATCTATCGGTATCATCCTGAACTCCGGCGTCCCCCACGAATTCCGGACAACCGTCGCCCCGGGCATCGTAATGGAGGACGACATCGCGGAAATATGCGGGCTCATCAGGGGAACGGACCGCTATGTCCTCGCGCAATTCCGGCCCGGACACACCCTCGATCCGTCCTTCGCGGAAAAACCACCAACCCCGCCGCCGCTCATGCAGGCGATGCGGGACATCGCGGCCCGGGAGGGTATACCGTGCACGCTTCGTTATTCGATAAAAGAAAACGAAGGCGTGAAAGCGCCCGCCGAGTTAACTTGA
- a CDS encoding restriction endonuclease subunit S gives MNWEEVELGNIAEIILGGTPSTQNKAYWNGLIPWISVTDFKDNKHIISTEKTITDIGLNNSNTKIVPSGSIIISARGTVGKIVVCKKQMAFNQSCYAILSKNNLYCSQDFLYYILKSASNRLKQNTHGAVFDTIIKVNLENLKLNLPTLPIQKKIASILSAYDDLIENNIRRIELLEKAARELYKEWFVRFRFPGHEKARFKDGLPEMWERKKLGEVASIIMGQSPKSMYYNTEGKGLPFHQGVTNFGNRYVKHEKYSTSGNRITYDGDILCSVRAPVGRLNIAPSKLILGRGLAGIKSKKNNQSFLYYQLQSYFFKENIIGTGAIFAAVTKEQMHFIEIIMPTESIISAFEKITNPIDKQIRYLTEQNKLLKQSRDLLLPRLMKGEIEV, from the coding sequence GTGAATTGGGAAGAAGTTGAATTGGGAAATATTGCAGAAATTATTCTTGGAGGAACACCTTCAACACAAAATAAAGCATATTGGAATGGCTTAATTCCATGGATTTCCGTTACAGATTTTAAAGATAATAAGCATATAATATCAACTGAAAAAACTATTACAGATATTGGACTTAACAATTCTAACACAAAAATAGTGCCTTCAGGGAGTATTATAATATCTGCAAGAGGTACCGTCGGTAAAATTGTTGTTTGTAAAAAACAAATGGCATTTAATCAATCTTGCTATGCAATATTAAGTAAAAATAATTTATATTGCAGCCAAGATTTTTTATACTATATTTTAAAATCAGCTTCAAATAGACTTAAACAAAATACTCATGGAGCAGTTTTCGATACAATTATTAAAGTAAATCTTGAAAATTTAAAATTGAATCTCCCCACTCTCCCCATCCAGAAAAAAATCGCTTCAATCCTTTCCGCTTACGACGACCTTATCGAGAACAACATTCGGCGTATCGAACTTCTGGAAAAAGCGGCACGGGAGCTCTATAAGGAATGGTTTGTCCGGTTCAGGTTTCCGGGACACGAGAAGGCGAGGTTCAAGGACGGCCTGCCCGAGATGTGGGAGAGGAAGAAGCTGGGGGAGGTTGCTTCTATTATAATGGGACAAAGCCCGAAGTCAATGTATTACAATACAGAAGGTAAAGGGTTGCCATTCCACCAGGGAGTTACCAATTTTGGCAACCGATATGTAAAACATGAAAAATATTCAACTTCCGGAAATAGAATTACATATGATGGAGATATACTTTGTAGTGTAAGAGCACCTGTTGGCAGATTGAATATTGCTCCATCAAAATTAATATTAGGGAGAGGATTGGCAGGGATAAAAAGTAAAAAGAATAATCAATCGTTTTTATATTATCAATTACAGTCATATTTTTTTAAAGAAAATATTATAGGAACAGGAGCTATATTCGCAGCAGTTACGAAAGAACAGATGCATTTCATTGAGATAATTATGCCTACTGAATCTATTATCTCTGCATTTGAAAAGATAACAAATCCAATTGATAAACAGATAAGATACTTAACTGAACAAAACAAGCTGCTAAAACAATCACGCGATCTGTTGCTTCCACGGCTTATGAAGGGGGAGATTGAGGTATGA